In the Campylobacter concisus genome, GCTTTATTTAAACCAACTCTTGGCATTGCAGTGCCTGGTAACATCTTTTGAGTATCGTTTATAAATTTATGTAAATACTCATCGCCTTTTGAACGGATCATCATCGATAGGTCAGGTGGGTTTGAGCCCATATAAGCGGCAAGGCTTACTTTGTTGCTAAATGCATATTTTTTGTCATATTTTATATCATGACATCTTTGACATGCATCAGCGAAAACCTTTTCTTCAGTGATCTTATTATTTGCCTTTTCATAATCAGCAGATACCTTTTTCAAATAAGCTACTATATCGGCAGTCTCAGCATTTATATCGCCACCAGCACCCATAAATGCAGTCATCGGGAATGGATGCTCGTCGTTAAATTTATGAGTTAGCTTTAAAGCCATATTTGGATTTTTAATGAGTGCGGCCAAGAATTTATCATCATAAATTTTACCAGCGGTACTAAGATCTGGTGGCACTACACCAAAGCTTTGACTAGCTGTCTCAGCATCCATACCAGCTGGCATACCTGCTGCTTCTATACCGTGGCATCCTGTACATCCTGCTGCTACAAAAGTATCAGCACCCTTTGTAGCGTCACCTTTTGTAAGATCAATAGAGTTAATGTCATTCCAAAATGCTGTATAGTCATCAAGAATTTTTTGTGCTACTTCTACATCTTTTGTGGCCGCATCTATACTTGCCTTATTTCCGCTAGCCTTAGCAGTCTCAAGTGCTGTCTTTTTTTGCTCTAAAAAGTGCTTTGCATAGTCAGTATCTTCTTTTGAAAAGTTATATTCGGCATTTGCAGTATGAGGGTGAAGCTTTGTGTGAGCATAAGGCTCGATACCCCAATATAAAACACCTGAAAGAATAACAACAATGGCAAAAATTTTAAGCTCTTTCATAATTAGCCCCTCTTTCTTTCAAGTATTGTTATAACTGGCAATGCAATTATAAATAAGAACAAGAATAGCAATGATGAATAAAATCCTATCCAGTCATTATAACCACCTGTTGGGAGTTTGCCATATATAGATAAAACGATAAGATCGACAACTAAGACCCAAAACCATATAAAAAATAGTGGTCTTTTGTGAGCTGGAGCTACAAGGTCGCTTCTATCAAGAAGAGGTATAAGCATAAATGCAACACCTGCAAACGCAAACGCGATAAGACCGATATTATAAGCAGAAATTCCAGCGATATCAAAGAAGAAGCCACGTAAAATTTCATATTGCCACAAAAAATACCACTCTGGGTAGATATGTGGTGGGGTTTTTAGTGGATTTGCTGGCTCAAAGTTGATAGGATCCATTGCAAAGTTGAAGTGATAGCAAACAAGATAGATGACAAATATCATAAAGAATGATACATACATAAAGTCTTTTGCCAAAAATCCTGGCCAAAATGGTATAACTTTAGATTTCGCTCTATCGCCGTGTAGGTACTCTTGTGCCTCTACTTCAAAGTCTATATCTTCGCTTGTTAGGTTATTAACGTGTGGAACTCTTAAAGAGTAGAAGTGAATAACCAAAACAGCTATTGTTACAAGTGGCAATAAACAAACATGAAGCATAAAAAATCTAGTAAGTGTTGAGTCACCAACTGCGTAATCACCTCTAATCCACTCAACTAAAGCATCACCAATAACTGGTACACCGCCAAAAAGCTGAGTGATAACAGTTGCCGCCCAGTAGCTCATCTGTCCCCATGGGAGCATATAACCACTAAATGCTTCCGCTGAAAAACAGATAAATAGCACCATGCCACTTATCCAAATGACTTCTCTGCCTCTTTTGTATGAACCATAGTAAAGTCCAGTAAGCAAGTGAATATACATAATAAGAAATATCGTAGAAGCTGAAACAGCGTGAATATGACGCCAAAGCCAGCCATACTCGACCTCTTGCATGATAGTATAATTTACACTATCAAATGCCAAATTTACATCTGGTTTGTAATACATTAAAAGTAAAAAACCAGTAACAATTAAGAGCATAAAAAGCGTTGTTAAAATAACGCCCATTGCCCAAAGGAAATTTATATTTTTTGGAATCCAGTATTCGCTAACTAGAACCTTCATAAGTTTTGTAAAAGCTAGGCGTTGATCAAGCCAGTCAATAACGCCAGTTGATTTATGAGCTAAAGACATTGCTATCCTCCTAAGCTTTTGCTACTAATTTTTCGTATTCTGGGCTTGTTTCGCCTAGAACTAGCTTGGTTCCATCGATCTTAAATGGTGGTATATCAAGTGGTCTTGGAGGAGGTCCGTATGTTTGCATTCCGTCGGCATTAAATTCGCCGCCATGACAGGCACATACAAACATTTGTTTGCTTGCTTTATACTCAGGTATACAGCCAAGATGCGTGCAAAGTCCGATAAGAACTACATATCTAGCATCCCCTACGACAACATCTCTTTTGTCATTTTTAGCCATATCAGGACTTTTTTTAAGGATGAAAATAGGCTTTTTACGCCACTCAACCTGCCTCATTTCCCCATCTTTGATCGGACTTAGATCAACTGTTGTGAAACCAGCAGCTTTTACACTTGGAAGAGGATCCCAAGTCTTTTTAACAGCCACTAGTGACATAGCGCCGCCGACAGCTGCCACAGCACCAAACGCAAGGCCGATAAAGCTACGTCTTTCTTGCTTTACTGACATTAAATTCCTTTCTATAAATAAATTCTTAACGATTATACTCTCAAAAAATTAAAAAAGTATAATTTCTAAATATAATCTGCAAAAATAATGTTAATTTTAACTTAAACGTAAATCTTGATTTTAAGATAAAAATTTTTAGGTTTTATGACTTCTTAAACTAAACCAAAAATCAAAATCAGCCAAGCCTTTTCTCATTCATCTTTATATAAATATGTAAGATATCAATCGCAGCTGGCGTGATACCTGAGATTTCACTCGCAGCAAAAAGCGTAGGCGGTGCAAATTTCTCAAGCTTTTCGACCACTTCATTACTAAGACCACTCACACCTCTAAAGTCAAAATTTTCAGGAATTTTTACATCCATCATATCTTTCATTTTTTCTATCTGATTTTTTTGCTCATTTATGTAGTGCTGATATTTACACTCGGTTAAAATTTGATCCACACTCGCATCATCTAAATTTGAAAATTTCTGATCAAGCTTTCTTAGTTTCTCAGCTGTAAAGCTTTTGCGTGCGACTATCTTTTGAAGGCTAACATTTTGACTTATTGGCTCTTCATCAAGACTAGCTAAAAGCTCTAAATTTTGCTTACTTGGCGTAATTTGAGTATTGTTAAGGTAAGCAAGTCCATCTTTTAAATTTTGCCTGATAGCTTCAATTTCATTAAAAGTCTCATCATCAAGAAGCCCAAGCTCATGGCCATATCCACCAAGCCTTAAAATGGCATTTTCCTCACGCAAAAGCAAGCGGTACTCCGCCCTACTCGTAAACATCCTATATGGCTCTTTTGTCCCTTTTGTGACAAGATCATCGATCAAAACACCTATATAAGCCTCATCACGGCGCAAGACAAGCGGCTCTTTATTATCAAGTGAAAGTGCTGCATTTATGCCAGCCATTAGCCCCTGAGCGCCAGCCTCCTCGTATCCAGTCGTTCCATTTATCTGTCCAGCTAGATAAAGACCTTTGGCTTTTTTAGTCTCCAAACTATGTTTTAGCTGTGTTGGCTCGACGTAGTCATATTCGATAGCGTATCCATGCCTTACGATTTTTGCATTTTCAAAGCCCTTTACAGAGCGTAGCATTTGCACTTGCACTTCATAAGGCAGGCTAGTCGAAAAGCCGTTTATATAGTACTCTGTAGCTTCAAGTGTTTGAGGCTCGATGAAAAGGTGGTGTCTGTCGCGGTCACCAAAGCGGTTTATCTTATCCTCGATACTTGGACAATATCTTGGTCCGATGCCCTCGATCTGTCCTGTAAAAAGTGGCGCTTTGTCAAAATTTGAGCGAATTATCTCATGCGTGGTTTCATTTGTATAGGCGATGTAGCATGGCAGCTGTGTTGGTGAGAAATTTTTAGTTCTAAAGCTAAATGCAACTGGCTCTGCGTCGCCATCTTGCTTTTCTAAAATTTCAAAATTTATCGTTTTTGCATCGATCCTTGGACATGTTCCAGTCTTTAGCCTGCTTAAATTTAGCCCAAGCTCTCTTAGACTGCCGCTTAGATCCTTTGCACTTAGCTCACCAACACGTCCGGCTTCTAGCTTATTAAATCCAACGTGAATTAGCCCGTTTAAAAATGTACCAGTGGTGATTATCACCTTTTTTGCGTTATAGATGTTATTTAGGTGGGTTTTAACGCCCGTTACTTCGCCATTTTCGCTTAAAATTTCAGTGGCAATCTCTTGAGAAATTTCTAAATTTGGAGTGTTTAAAAGCAAATTTCTCATATAAACTCTATATCTATCCATATCGATCTGAGCGCGGCTACCACGCACAGCTGGGCCTTTGCTCTCATTTAGCACGCGAAACTGGATACCAACAGCGTCAGTTGTAAGTCCCATTTGGCCACCAAGTGCGTCGATCTCTTTTACAAGATGTCCCTTCGCAAGGCCCCCAATGGCTGGATTACAGCTTGCAGCGCCTATTTGCTCGGCTAAGATCGTGATCAGTAAAGTTTGCTTGCCCATTCTAGCAGCCGCAAGACTTGCCTCAATGCCTGCATGTCCGCCGCCAACGACGATTATTTCATAGTTCATGATAAATTTTTCCTATTTTTTGATTGCGTGATTTTATCCAAAAGCATATAAAATTTAAATTTTTTAAAAATTTTTATTACCAAATTTAATGTAGAGTTTTTTATTAATAATATTTTAAATATTTTGCTGTTAGATTTACAAAATTTTTAAAATCACAAAGGTATTTCTATGATGAGTTTATTAAAAGTTGCTGGCTTTTTGCCCTACCTTGCGATCGCATTTTTAAATGCAAGCGTCGATCTAGCACACAAAATCACCATACAAAATGTTCTTTTAAAAACATACGATGGCGACATACTTTTTATCTTAACAGCCGTCATAAACGCAATGATCTTGCTGCCATTTATCTTTTTATTTTCGCCCTCAAGCTTTATAAACGATAAATTTGCAAAAATAAAGGTCATAAGAATTTGTGCCATTTTTGGCGTTATTATCAGTGTAGCGGTGCTTTTTAGCTATCTTGCAGGCGCTTTTGGCGTAGCCTTTGCTTTAACGCTCATACTAGCCGCCCAAAGTGCTATCTACTCACCAGCAAAATACGGCATCATTAAAGCCCTGGTCGGCCCTGAGCGCCTTGGCACAGCAAATGGCATCATTCAAGCACTTACCATCGTTGCGATACTTTTTAGCTCATTTTTATTTTCATTTATATTTGAAAATTTATACATTCAAGGTGAAAACTCAGAAGAAATTTTAAAAAGCGTCTATCCTATCGGCATCTTTTTGGTTGTTTTTAGCGCGCTTGAAGCATACTTTGCCTATAAGTTACCTTGCATTGATGAAAAAGACGAAACAAACGAAAATTTTGATATTAAAAAATATATTCGCCTTAGCTATTTAAGAGAAAATTTAAAAGAAGTAAGGTCAGATAAAAATATCTGGCTAAGCATCGCTGGACTTAGTATATTTTGGGGAATTTCTCAGATCATCATCGCAGCTTTCCCGGCTCATTACAAAGCCGTTTTTAACGACGACAGCTCGCTAGCGGTGCAGGCGATCCTTGCAGCAAGCGCCATAGGCATCGCATTTGGCTCATACGTGGCTGGCTCTATGTCAAAGCTTCACATCGAGCTTGGCATCGTGCCGATGGGCGCTATTGGTATATTTTTTTCGCTTTTATTTTTCGCATTTGGCTCAAGCATTGGCGTAGTGAGCCTTAGCTCATTTGCATTTGGCTTTTTTGGTGGAATTTTTATAGTACCGCTAAATGCGATGATCCAGTACTTTGCCCCGCAAAAGACCACCGGCAAGATAATGGCGGCAAACAACTTCTTACAAAACGTCTCAATGCTGCTATTTCTAGCTATTGGCATAGGCTTAGTATATTTTGAAATTTCAACCACTGGGCTCTTTGTCTTTACAGCCCTTGTTTGTTTGATCGGTAGTTTTTACGCTATTTTGCAGCTTCCGCACCTTTTTACAAGGCTACTTTTATTGCCATTTTTAAAGACAAAGTACCGATTTTTCGTTGAGGGGCTTCAAAATTTACCACAAAGTGGCGGCGCGTTACTTCTTGGCAATCACATTAGCTGGATCGACTGGCTCGTGCTTCAAGCTGCAAGCCCAAGAGGCATAAGATTTGTCATGTATAGAACGATCTATAACAAATGGTATCTAAAGCAAATTTTTAAATTTTTTAAAGTAATCCCAATAGGCGCAGGGGCTAGCAAAGAGTCGATCGAGCTTGTGCGTGAGTGCCTAAAAAATGGCGAAGTGGTCGCACTTTTCCCAGAGGGGCACATCAGCTACAACGGCCAGATAAATGAGTTTCAAAAGGGCTTTGAGCTTATCATCAGAGATCTGGAAGAAATTTGCATCGTGCCTTTTTACCTTCGTGGCCTTTGGGGATCTAGCTTTTCAAGAGCTAGTAAATTCTATAAAGACCTCACTTCTAAAAACGGCAGACGTGACATCATCGTCGCTTTTGGCAAACCAATAACCACATTTATAAACGCTGCAAAGATGAAGCAAAAGGTGCTTGAGCTTAGCTTTTCATCGTGGGAGAGCTTTATCTCAAGGCAAAAACCACTAACAAGCGAGTGGCTAAATAACGCAAAAGAGAGCAAATTTAAAGAGTGCGTGAGCGACAGCACTGGGCTAAATTTAAGCAACTTGAAATTTATAACAGCCGTTTTAGTCTTTATCAAAATTTTCAAACGCGAGCTAAAAGATGAGAAAAATATAGGCATCTTGCTACCTAGCTCAAGCATCGCAGCTATCGTCAATATGGCGCTTCTTGCCATGGGCAAAGTGAGTGTAAATTTAAACTATACACTTAATGAGACCTCGCTAAATCACGCCCTAAGAAAGGCAAATATAAACACAGTGATCACCTCTAGCAAATTTCTTGAAAAGCTCGCACTTAAGGGCTTTGATCTAAAAGATGCGATGAGCGGCAAGGCTAAATTTGCAGAAGATCTCTCAGCCAGCGTCTCAAAAAAAGAGAAATTTTTAGCGCTTTTAACTGCCTTTTTTGCTCCAGTTTGGCTTATTAAGCTTTGCTATTTTAAGCGTGTAAGCTTAGAGGATACAGCTACCATTTTATTTAGTAGTGGCAGCGAGGGCGAGCCAAAAGGTATCGAGCTAAGCCACAAAAATTTACTTGCAAATATTAAGCAAATAAGCGAACTTCTAAATTTCAAAAAAGATGACGTGATCTTAAACTCACTCCCTGTTTTTCACTCATTTGGACTAACGGTCACCACGCTCATGCCACTTTGCGAGGGCATAAAAATGGTAAGCGTGCCTGACCCAACAGATGGAGCAACTATTGGCAAAATGGCTGCAAGGCACAGCGTTAGCATCATCTTTGGCACCTCGACCTTCTTTAGGCTCTACACAAGAAATAAAAAGCTTCATCCGCTAATGTTTCAAAGTGCCAGAATGGTCGTAGCTGGGGCTGAAAAGCTAAAACCTGAGATAAAAGACGAGTTTAGGCTCAAATTTGGCATAGAAATTTATGAAGGTTATGGCGCGACCGAAACGGCGCCGGTAGCTGCTGTAAATATGCCAAATATCCTAGAAAAAGAGAGCTTAAAAGAGCTTACATTTAATAGACCTGGTAGCGTTGGTATGCCTCTGCCTGGCACCATCATAAAAATAATCGACCCAGAAACTCTTGAAGAGCTAGAAACTGGCACAGACGGTCTCATAGTGATCGGCGGCTCGCAGGTAATGAAGGGCTATCTAAACGACGAAGCCAAAACAAGCGATGTAATCACGCACATTGACGGCGTAAGATACTATAAAACTGGCGACAAAGGCCACATAGATGAAAACGGTTTTGTTTTTATCGTCGATAGGTATTCAAGATTTGCCAAGATAGGCGGCGAGATGATAAGTCTTGGAAGCGTCGAAGAAGAGCTTGCAAAGGTGCTTGGGGGCGATGTTGTATTTAGCAGCGCAAACGTGCCAGATAGCAAAAAGGGCGAAGCGATCGCACTTTTAGTAAAAAGTGGCACAGAGCCTGAAAATATTGAACAAATTTTAAAAGAGAGCAGCCTTGCTCCTATAATGATGCCAAGCTATATCTTCATCGTTGATGATATCCCAACACTTGCAAGTGGCAAGGTTGATTTTAAGGGGGTAAAAGCTCTAGCGGTCTCGCTTCTAGCGGAGTGAGGCGCCGCTCTCTTTTTTGTGATAAAATAGCGCCAAAATACTATCCAGGTCGCCAGGTCGCAGTTGCAACTGACATTTGTATAAATCTTGAAAATTTTTTTGCAAATTCTGCTATTGATTTTATTTTTTTGCAAAGAGTTTTGTATAAAAATTTCTATTGCTTTTTAAATTTGGTGCAATTCGTGCGATTGTTTGCTAAATTCTGCCTTTACAAAATTTTACTGACAGATCATAAAAGATTATGCCATACAAATAGTGAACAAATGGGCTATAACGTAGAAAAAGGTAACAAAAAGCTGCTAATTAAGATAAATTTTGCCCTAAATGAGCTTAACAAAGAAGGAGCTTTAAGCGAAATTTCGCTTAAATACTTCGGCAAAGATATTTCTAAATAAGGAGAATCAATGAATTTTAAGCCCATTTTTGGCTTGATCGCAGGTGCTTTTTTAGCTTTAAATTTAAATGCTTCAACTATCAAAAAAGGCGAACTTACCGTCGCAACTGAAGGTACTTACTCACCTTACTCATTTTATGATGAAAAGGGCGAGCTAGTAGGATATGACGTAGATATTGCAAGAGCAGTAGCGCAAAAGCTAAATTTAAAAGTTGAGTTTCTAACAGCTCCTTGGGACGCGATGCTTGCTGCATTTGATGCTGGTAAGGCCGATGTTGTATTTAATCAAGTAAGTATAACTGATGATAGAAAGAAAAAATATGGTATGAGCGTACCTTACACTATGCCATATCCGGTAATTGTCGTGCATAAAGACAATAACGACATCAAAAGTTTTGCTGATCTAAAGGGCAAAAAAAGCGTGCACTCTGCAACTAGCAACTGGGCGGCGATAGCCGAGAAAAACGGTGCAACAGTGGTTGTGGCTGATGGCTTTAGCAAAGGCGTGGAACTTATCATCTCAAAAAGAGCTGATGATACGATAAACGATAACGTTACATTTTTTGACTACATCAAACAACGCCCAAATGCGCCACTAAAAATCGCATACACAAGCAACGAGCCGATGCCAACAGCTGCAATCGTTAAAAAAGGCAACACTGAGCTACTAGAAGCGATAAACAAAGCGCTTGATGAACTAAAAGCCGAGGGTAAGATAAGCGAAATTTCG is a window encoding:
- a CDS encoding c-type cytochrome — encoded protein: MKELKIFAIVVILSGVLYWGIEPYAHTKLHPHTANAEYNFSKEDTDYAKHFLEQKKTALETAKASGNKASIDAATKDVEVAQKILDDYTAFWNDINSIDLTKGDATKGADTFVAAGCTGCHGIEAAGMPAGMDAETASQSFGVVPPDLSTAGKIYDDKFLAALIKNPNMALKLTHKFNDEHPFPMTAFMGAGGDINAETADIVAYLKKVSADYEKANNKITEEKVFADACQRCHDIKYDKKYAFSNKVSLAAYMGSNPPDLSMMIRSKGDEYLHKFINDTQKMLPGTAMPRVGLNKAAEDDVVAYIQKVGDKKKAERESTGLYVMIYFFILGIFAWLWKRKVWSELH
- a CDS encoding transporter substrate-binding domain-containing protein, which produces MQFVRLFAKFCLYKILLTDHKRLCHTNSEQMGYNVEKGNKKLLIKINFALNELNKEGALSEISLKYFGKDISK
- a CDS encoding cytochrome b gives rise to the protein MSLAHKSTGVIDWLDQRLAFTKLMKVLVSEYWIPKNINFLWAMGVILTTLFMLLIVTGFLLLMYYKPDVNLAFDSVNYTIMQEVEYGWLWRHIHAVSASTIFLIMYIHLLTGLYYGSYKRGREVIWISGMVLFICFSAEAFSGYMLPWGQMSYWAATVITQLFGGVPVIGDALVEWIRGDYAVGDSTLTRFFMLHVCLLPLVTIAVLVIHFYSLRVPHVNNLTSEDIDFEVEAQEYLHGDRAKSKVIPFWPGFLAKDFMYVSFFMIFVIYLVCYHFNFAMDPINFEPANPLKTPPHIYPEWYFLWQYEILRGFFFDIAGISAYNIGLIAFAFAGVAFMLIPLLDRSDLVAPAHKRPLFFIWFWVLVVDLIVLSIYGKLPTGGYNDWIGFYSSLLFLFLFIIALPVITILERKRG
- a CDS encoding acyl-[ACP]--phospholipid O-acyltransferase: MMSLLKVAGFLPYLAIAFLNASVDLAHKITIQNVLLKTYDGDILFILTAVINAMILLPFIFLFSPSSFINDKFAKIKVIRICAIFGVIISVAVLFSYLAGAFGVAFALTLILAAQSAIYSPAKYGIIKALVGPERLGTANGIIQALTIVAILFSSFLFSFIFENLYIQGENSEEILKSVYPIGIFLVVFSALEAYFAYKLPCIDEKDETNENFDIKKYIRLSYLRENLKEVRSDKNIWLSIAGLSIFWGISQIIIAAFPAHYKAVFNDDSSLAVQAILAASAIGIAFGSYVAGSMSKLHIELGIVPMGAIGIFFSLLFFAFGSSIGVVSLSSFAFGFFGGIFIVPLNAMIQYFAPQKTTGKIMAANNFLQNVSMLLFLAIGIGLVYFEISTTGLFVFTALVCLIGSFYAILQLPHLFTRLLLLPFLKTKYRFFVEGLQNLPQSGGALLLGNHISWIDWLVLQAASPRGIRFVMYRTIYNKWYLKQIFKFFKVIPIGAGASKESIELVRECLKNGEVVALFPEGHISYNGQINEFQKGFELIIRDLEEICIVPFYLRGLWGSSFSRASKFYKDLTSKNGRRDIIVAFGKPITTFINAAKMKQKVLELSFSSWESFISRQKPLTSEWLNNAKESKFKECVSDSTGLNLSNLKFITAVLVFIKIFKRELKDEKNIGILLPSSSIAAIVNMALLAMGKVSVNLNYTLNETSLNHALRKANINTVITSSKFLEKLALKGFDLKDAMSGKAKFAEDLSASVSKKEKFLALLTAFFAPVWLIKLCYFKRVSLEDTATILFSSGSEGEPKGIELSHKNLLANIKQISELLNFKKDDVILNSLPVFHSFGLTVTTLMPLCEGIKMVSVPDPTDGATIGKMAARHSVSIIFGTSTFFRLYTRNKKLHPLMFQSARMVVAGAEKLKPEIKDEFRLKFGIEIYEGYGATETAPVAAVNMPNILEKESLKELTFNRPGSVGMPLPGTIIKIIDPETLEELETGTDGLIVIGGSQVMKGYLNDEAKTSDVITHIDGVRYYKTGDKGHIDENGFVFIVDRYSRFAKIGGEMISLGSVEEELAKVLGGDVVFSSANVPDSKKGEAIALLVKSGTEPENIEQILKESSLAPIMMPSYIFIVDDIPTLASGKVDFKGVKALAVSLLAE
- a CDS encoding amino acid ABC transporter substrate-binding protein, which produces MNFKPIFGLIAGAFLALNLNASTIKKGELTVATEGTYSPYSFYDEKGELVGYDVDIARAVAQKLNLKVEFLTAPWDAMLAAFDAGKADVVFNQVSITDDRKKKYGMSVPYTMPYPVIVVHKDNNDIKSFADLKGKKSVHSATSNWAAIAEKNGATVVVADGFSKGVELIISKRADDTINDNVTFFDYIKQRPNAPLKIAYTSNEPMPTAAIVKKGNTELLEAINKALDELKAEGKISEISMKYFGKDISK
- the mnmG gene encoding tRNA uridine-5-carboxymethylaminomethyl(34) synthesis enzyme MnmG, encoding MNYEIIVVGGGHAGIEASLAAARMGKQTLLITILAEQIGAASCNPAIGGLAKGHLVKEIDALGGQMGLTTDAVGIQFRVLNESKGPAVRGSRAQIDMDRYRVYMRNLLLNTPNLEISQEIATEILSENGEVTGVKTHLNNIYNAKKVIITTGTFLNGLIHVGFNKLEAGRVGELSAKDLSGSLRELGLNLSRLKTGTCPRIDAKTINFEILEKQDGDAEPVAFSFRTKNFSPTQLPCYIAYTNETTHEIIRSNFDKAPLFTGQIEGIGPRYCPSIEDKINRFGDRDRHHLFIEPQTLEATEYYINGFSTSLPYEVQVQMLRSVKGFENAKIVRHGYAIEYDYVEPTQLKHSLETKKAKGLYLAGQINGTTGYEEAGAQGLMAGINAALSLDNKEPLVLRRDEAYIGVLIDDLVTKGTKEPYRMFTSRAEYRLLLREENAILRLGGYGHELGLLDDETFNEIEAIRQNLKDGLAYLNNTQITPSKQNLELLASLDEEPISQNVSLQKIVARKSFTAEKLRKLDQKFSNLDDASVDQILTECKYQHYINEQKNQIEKMKDMMDVKIPENFDFRGVSGLSNEVVEKLEKFAPPTLFAASEISGITPAAIDILHIYIKMNEKRLG
- the petA gene encoding ubiquinol-cytochrome c reductase iron-sulfur subunit, with protein sequence MSVKQERRSFIGLAFGAVAAVGGAMSLVAVKKTWDPLPSVKAAGFTTVDLSPIKDGEMRQVEWRKKPIFILKKSPDMAKNDKRDVVVGDARYVVLIGLCTHLGCIPEYKASKQMFVCACHGGEFNADGMQTYGPPPRPLDIPPFKIDGTKLVLGETSPEYEKLVAKA